The Lutra lutra chromosome 15, mLutLut1.2, whole genome shotgun sequence genome includes a region encoding these proteins:
- the LOC125085586 gene encoding peripherin-like, whose translation MKCRLSRDWKVPEVLTLIEFLKKLHEEELRDLQVSVESQQVQQVEVEATVKPELTAALRDIRAQYESIAAKNLQEAEEWYKSKYADLSDAANRNHEALRQAKQEMNESRRQIQSLTCEVDGLRGTNEALLRQLRELEEQFALEAGGYQAGAARLEEELRQLKEEMARHLREYQELLNVKMALDIEIATYRKLLEGEESRISVPIHSFASLSIKTTVPEVEPPQDSHSRKMVLIKTIETRDGEVVTESQKEQRSELDKSSTHSY comes from the exons ATGAAGTGCAGACTATCACGAGACTGGAAAGTTCCTGAGGTGTTAACGTTG attgAGTTCCTCAAGAAGCTACATGAGGAGGAGCTGCGAGACCTGCAGGTGAGCGTGGAGAGCCAGCAGGTGCAGCAGGTCGAGGTGGAGGCCACCGTGAAGCCGGAGCTGACGGCGGCGCTGAGGGACATCCGCGCGCAGTACGAGAGCATCGCGGCGAAGAACCTGCAGGAGGCAGAGGAGTGGTACAAGTCCAAATACGCGGACCTGTCCGACGCCGCCAACCGGAACCACGAGGCCCTGCGTCAGGCCAAGCAGGAGATGAACGAGTCCCGACGCCAGATACAGAGCTTGACTTGTGAGGTGGACGGGCTGCGCGGCACGAACGAGGCGCTGCTCAGACAGCTGCGGGAGTTAGAGGAGCAGTTTGCCCTGGAGGCGGGCGGGTATCAGGCAGGCGCCGCGAGGCTCGAGGAGGAGCTGCGACAGCTGAAGGAGGAGATGGCACGGCACCTGCGCGAGTACCAGGAGCTCCTCAACGTCAAGATGGCCCTGGACATTGAGATCGCCACCTACCGGAAGCTTCTGGAGGGCGAGGAGAGCAGGATCTCTGTGCCAATCCATTCTTTTGCATCCTTGAGTATAAAGACGACTGTACCTGAGGTGGAGCCTCCTCAGGACAGCCACAGCAGGAAGATGGTTCTGATCAAGACCATTGAGACACGGGACGGAGAGGTGGTGACCGAGTCCCAGAAGGAGCAGCGCAGTGAGCTGGACAAGTCTTCTACTCACAGCTACTGA